From Kineosporia sp. NBRC 101731, one genomic window encodes:
- a CDS encoding RidA family protein, with amino-acid sequence MSITLKNPAALAEVPLYRHVSIASGSKMVFLAGQVSVDQSGNTVGAGDYVAQIEQCYLNVATALAEAGATFDDVAKINVYAVNMTPELVAASGEGIARAEKKLGVTIQAPLTGIGVAALASPEYLVEVDAIAFID; translated from the coding sequence ATGTCCATCACCCTGAAGAACCCCGCCGCTCTGGCCGAGGTCCCGCTGTACCGCCACGTCTCGATCGCCAGTGGCTCGAAAATGGTGTTCCTGGCCGGCCAGGTCTCCGTCGACCAGAGCGGGAACACCGTCGGCGCAGGCGATTACGTGGCCCAGATCGAGCAGTGCTACCTCAACGTCGCCACCGCCCTGGCCGAGGCCGGCGCCACCTTCGACGACGTCGCGAAGATCAACGTCTACGCCGTGAACATGACCCCGGAACTGGTCGCGGCCTCGGGCGAGGGCATCGCACGCGCCGAGAAGAAGCTCGGCGTCACCATCCAGGCGCCGCTCACCGGCATCGGCGTCGCCGCCCTGGCCTCCCCCGAGTACCTCGTCGAGGTCGACGCCATCGCCTTCATCGACTGA
- a CDS encoding GNAT family N-acetyltransferase, with product MADWTFRPTTPDDLERIADLKVLVIREHLERLRPWNEQSARDYLYERFVPANSRIIEVGGRFAGCVAVRQAEDCRWIEQFYLSPDYQGHGIGSAVLTTLLEECDADGAVVRLDVLQGSPARRLYERHGFVFEHEDSLDVFMIRYPSASPTP from the coding sequence ATGGCCGACTGGACCTTCCGACCCACCACCCCTGACGATCTGGAACGCATTGCCGACCTGAAGGTCCTGGTGATCCGCGAGCACCTGGAGCGTCTGCGCCCCTGGAACGAGCAGTCCGCGCGCGACTACCTGTACGAGCGCTTCGTTCCCGCCAACTCGCGCATCATCGAGGTGGGTGGCCGGTTCGCCGGGTGCGTTGCCGTACGCCAGGCCGAGGACTGCCGCTGGATCGAGCAGTTCTACCTGTCCCCCGACTACCAGGGGCACGGCATCGGCAGCGCCGTCCTGACGACGCTGCTCGAGGAGTGCGACGCGGACGGGGCTGTCGTGCGCCTGGATGTGCTCCAGGGCAGCCCCGCCCGGCGTCTCTACGAGCGTCACGGGTTCGTGTTCGAGCACGAGGACTCGCTCGACGTCTTCATGATCCGGTACCCGTCTGCGAGTCCCACGCCGTGA
- a CDS encoding ABC transporter ATP-binding protein: MLRVTGLGKSYGSRTVLSDVTFEVAAGGIAALVGPNGAGKSTLLECLAGAAPMDSGTVEILGRPSQPSSAGHWQSVYGVLNDFTWLPGLTVTDHLMLLQPQPAQDVRAALAAFGVPDVGEHKPTALSSGQRQRVALATARVRPWDVLLLDEPEAHLDVAGVGVLARELLAMLTPERCILLSTHDPSLVRALGCPQISLAGEVVR, translated from the coding sequence ATGTTACGTGTCACCGGTCTGGGGAAGAGCTACGGCTCCCGAACAGTCCTGTCCGACGTCACATTCGAGGTGGCCGCGGGCGGCATCGCGGCGCTGGTCGGGCCGAACGGGGCCGGGAAGTCGACGCTGCTCGAGTGCCTCGCGGGCGCCGCGCCGATGGACTCCGGCACCGTGGAGATCCTGGGCCGGCCCTCGCAGCCGTCGTCGGCCGGGCACTGGCAGTCGGTCTACGGGGTGCTCAACGACTTCACCTGGCTGCCGGGGCTGACGGTGACCGATCACCTGATGCTGCTGCAACCACAACCGGCGCAAGACGTTCGCGCAGCACTCGCGGCCTTCGGGGTGCCGGACGTGGGTGAGCACAAGCCGACCGCCCTGAGCTCGGGACAACGTCAGAGGGTGGCCCTGGCCACGGCACGGGTGCGGCCCTGGGACGTTCTGCTGCTCGACGAGCCGGAGGCGCACCTCGACGTCGCGGGGGTCGGCGTGCTGGCTCGGGAACTGCTCGCGATGCTCACCCCCGAGCGGTGCATCCTGCTGTCCACGCACGATCCGTCGCTGGTGCGGGCGCTGGGCTGCCCGCAGATCAGCCTGGCCGGCGAGGTCGTGCGATGA
- a CDS encoding TetR/AcrR family transcriptional regulator, translating into MARPKDPAVRSMLIERAGQMLRTREPITLRSLVADTGYSTMAVYTHFGSMDGLWTALRQEGHTRMGVRFRAVPITDDPVLDLTAHATAYIHNALEHPDLYRVMFDATFGLEDDEAADEGLECMVQAAARGIEAGRFAAEFAPLDLAVQTWAVTHGLAALVATGPQSHETLSHGPILLEGLFERVGDEPNRCRASVTRAWRDSGLPHR; encoded by the coding sequence ATGGCGAGACCGAAGGATCCGGCCGTGCGCTCGATGCTCATCGAGCGGGCCGGGCAGATGCTGCGTACGCGCGAACCGATCACGCTGCGGTCGCTGGTGGCCGACACCGGCTACTCGACCATGGCCGTGTACACGCACTTCGGCAGCATGGACGGGTTGTGGACGGCCCTGCGGCAGGAGGGGCACACCCGCATGGGTGTGCGGTTCCGGGCGGTGCCGATCACCGACGATCCGGTGCTGGACCTGACCGCGCACGCCACGGCGTACATCCACAACGCGCTGGAGCACCCCGATCTCTACCGGGTCATGTTCGACGCGACGTTCGGCCTGGAAGACGACGAGGCCGCGGACGAGGGGCTGGAATGCATGGTCCAGGCGGCCGCCCGGGGGATCGAAGCGGGCCGCTTCGCGGCGGAATTCGCGCCGCTCGACCTCGCGGTGCAGACCTGGGCCGTGACGCACGGCCTCGCCGCACTGGTCGCCACCGGCCCGCAATCGCACGAAACCCTCAGCCACGGGCCGATTCTGCTGGAAGGGCTGTTTGAGCGGGTGGGTGACGAGCCGAACCGTTGCCGTGCCTCGGTGACCAGGGCCTGGCGGGATTCCGGGCTGCCGCACCGATAG
- a CDS encoding acyl-CoA thioesterase, protein MNLYLRLFLLSFIVRLRPKVSMWEGTRTPFRVLPNDLDLFRHVNNSRYLGFCDLGRLDLMTRAGSWAEVKRRGWFPVVAAQTITYRRSLTLWQKFHVHTRMLGFDERNSYIEQTFVRGDDIMARAVIQVRFLKRTGGSVTHAELQDAVGAYPADLELPLWVREWADSVRISQSIPVSDG, encoded by the coding sequence ATGAATCTCTATCTGCGTCTGTTCCTGCTCAGCTTCATCGTCCGGCTCCGGCCGAAGGTCTCCATGTGGGAGGGCACCCGCACACCGTTCCGGGTTCTGCCCAACGACCTCGACCTGTTCCGGCACGTCAACAACAGCCGTTACCTCGGCTTCTGCGACCTCGGCCGCCTCGACCTGATGACCCGCGCCGGCTCCTGGGCCGAGGTCAAGCGCCGCGGCTGGTTCCCCGTCGTCGCCGCCCAGACCATCACCTACCGGCGCTCGCTGACGCTCTGGCAGAAGTTCCACGTGCACACGCGGATGCTCGGCTTCGACGAGCGCAACTCCTACATCGAGCAGACCTTCGTGCGGGGCGACGACATCATGGCCCGCGCGGTGATCCAGGTGCGGTTCCTCAAGCGCACGGGTGGCTCGGTGACCCACGCGGAACTGCAGGACGCCGTCGGCGCCTACCCCGCCGACCTGGAACTGCCGCTGTGGGTGCGTGAGTGGGCCGACAGCGTCCGGATCTCCCAGAGTATTCCGGTGAGTGACGGCTAA
- a CDS encoding histidine phosphatase family protein has product MRLLLIRHGQTHSNVIGALDTARPGADLTELGREQAELLVERLKNETIDALHATTLVRTQQTVAPLAKARGLEVTVHDGIREWDAGDLEMKSDDEAVNLYVKITMSWAAGDTGVQMPGGPTGDEALARFDQAIAEIAATGVECAAVVSHGSAIRTWVAVRAKDVDGTYAAAHPLLNTQVVKLVGDPQNGWQVEDWGW; this is encoded by the coding sequence ATGCGCCTGCTGCTCATCCGCCACGGCCAGACCCACTCCAACGTGATCGGCGCCCTGGACACCGCGCGCCCCGGTGCAGACCTCACCGAGCTGGGCCGTGAGCAGGCAGAGTTGCTGGTGGAACGGCTGAAGAACGAGACGATCGACGCCCTGCACGCGACCACGCTGGTGCGTACGCAGCAGACCGTGGCACCGCTGGCGAAAGCCCGCGGGCTGGAGGTCACCGTCCACGACGGCATCCGGGAGTGGGACGCCGGCGATCTGGAGATGAAGAGTGACGACGAGGCGGTCAACCTCTACGTCAAGATCACCATGAGCTGGGCCGCCGGTGACACGGGTGTGCAGATGCCCGGCGGCCCGACCGGTGACGAGGCCCTGGCCCGGTTCGACCAAGCGATCGCGGAGATAGCGGCGACCGGTGTCGAGTGCGCCGCCGTGGTCAGCCACGGCTCCGCGATCCGCACCTGGGTCGCGGTACGGGCCAAGGACGTCGACGGCACCTACGCTGCGGCCCATCCCCTGCTGAACACCCAGGTGGTCAAGCTCGTGGGCGACCCGCAGAACGGCTGGCAGGTCGAGGACTGGGGCTGGTGA
- a CDS encoding PIG-L family deacetylase produces MAVHAHPDDEATGTGGVFAKAAAEGIRTVLVTCTDGRCGDGPGGVKPGDAAHDVDAVVKVRAGELERSTKVLGIDVVEQLGYHDSGMMGWDTNTLPGAFWNTPVAEAAARLADLMRTHRPDVVVTYDANGVYGHPDHIQAHRITMAAVELLAGEPWQPAKVYWSSPPYSQMKMWGDLTREFGTEEEKAGMEKMEAEMNAALARGDRLPMGLPDEELTTWVDVKPWNQQKFDALSAHASQSDSAQMLALGVERFGAMMGVETFQRVGAAPGAPRETDLFEGLER; encoded by the coding sequence ATGGCCGTTCATGCCCACCCCGACGACGAGGCCACCGGTACCGGTGGAGTGTTCGCCAAGGCCGCTGCCGAGGGCATCCGTACCGTGCTCGTCACCTGTACCGACGGGCGCTGCGGCGACGGCCCGGGAGGCGTGAAGCCGGGCGATGCCGCGCACGACGTCGATGCCGTGGTGAAGGTGCGGGCGGGTGAGCTGGAGCGCAGCACGAAGGTCCTCGGCATCGACGTGGTCGAGCAGCTGGGCTACCACGACTCCGGGATGATGGGCTGGGACACCAACACGCTGCCGGGTGCCTTCTGGAACACCCCGGTGGCCGAGGCCGCCGCCCGTCTGGCCGACCTCATGCGTACCCACCGGCCCGACGTGGTCGTCACCTACGACGCCAACGGTGTGTACGGTCACCCCGACCACATCCAGGCCCACCGCATCACTATGGCCGCCGTGGAACTGCTGGCCGGCGAGCCGTGGCAGCCCGCGAAGGTGTACTGGTCCTCGCCGCCCTACTCGCAGATGAAGATGTGGGGCGACCTCACCCGGGAGTTCGGCACCGAGGAGGAGAAGGCCGGGATGGAGAAGATGGAGGCCGAGATGAATGCCGCCCTGGCCCGGGGCGATCGGCTGCCGATGGGCCTGCCCGATGAGGAGCTCACCACCTGGGTCGACGTGAAGCCCTGGAACCAGCAGAAGTTCGATGCCCTGTCGGCCCACGCCAGCCAGTCCGACAGCGCGCAGATGCTCGCGCTCGGGGTCGAGCGGTTCGGCGCGATGATGGGCGTGGAGACGTTCCAGCGGGTGGGCGCCGCCCCGGGGGCGCCGCGCGAGACCGACCTGTTCGAGGGCCTTGAGCGCTGA